NNNNNNNNNNNNNNNNNNNNNNNNNNNNNNNNNNNNNNNNNNNNNNNNNNNNNNNNNNNNNNNNNNNNNNNNNNNNNNNNNNNNNNNNNNNNNNNNNNNNNNNNNNNNNNNNNNNNNNNNNNNNNNNNNNNNNNNNNNNNNNNNNNNNNNNNNNNNNNNNNNNNNNNNNNNNNNNNNNNNNNNNNNNNNNNNNNNNNNNNNNNNNNNNNNNNNNNNNNNNNNNNNNNNNNNNNNNNNNNNNNNNNNNNNNNNNNNNNNNNNNNNNNNNNNNNNNNNNNNNNNNNNNNNNNNNNNNNNNNNNNNNNNNNNNNNNNNNNNNNNNNNNNNNNNNNNNNNNNNNNNNNNNNNNNNNNNNNNNNNNNNNNNNNNNNNNNNNNNNNNNNNNNNNNNNNNNNNNNNNNNNNNNNNNNNNNNNNNNNNNNNNNNNNNNNNNNNNNNNNNNNNNNNNNNNNNNNNNNNNNNNNNNNNNNNNNNNNNNNNNNNNNNNNNNNNNNNNNNNNNNNNNNNNNNNNNNNNNNNNNNNNNNNNNNNNNNNNNNNNNNNNNNNNNNNNNNNNNNNNNNNNNNNNNNNNNNNNNNNNNNNNNNNNNNNNNNNNNNNNNNNNNNNNNNNNNNNNNNNNNNNNNNNNNNNNNNNNNNNNNNNNNNNNNNNNNNNNNNNNNNNNNNNNNNNNNNNNNNNNNNNNNNNNNNNNNNNNNNNNNNNNNNNNNNNNNNNNNNNNNNNNNNNNNNNNNNNNNNNNNNNNNNNNNNNNNNNNNNNNNNNNNNNNNNNNNNNNNNNNNNNNNNNNNNNNNNNNNNNNNNNNNNNNNNNNNNNNNNNNNNNNNNNNNNNNNNNNNNNNNNNNNNNNNNNNNNNNNNNNNNNNNNNNNNNNNNNNNNNNNNNNNNNNNNNNNNNNNNNNNNNNNNNNNNNNNNNNNNNNNNNNNNNNNNNNNNNNNNNNNNNNNNNNNNNNNNNNNNNNNNNNNNNNNNNNNNNNNNNNNNNNNNNNNNNNNNNNNNNNNNNNNNNNNNNNNNNNNNNNNNNNNNNNNNNNNNNNNNNNNNNNNNNNNNNNNNNNNNNNNNNNNNNNNNNNNNNNNNNNNNNNNNNNNNNNNNNNNNNNNNNNNNNNNNNNNNNNNNNNNNNNNNNNNNNNNNNNNNNNNNNNNNNNNNNNNNNNNNNNNNNNNNNNNNNNNNNNNNNNNNNNNNNNNNNNNNNNNNNNNNNNNNNNNNNNNNNNNNNNNNNNNNNNNNNNNNNNNNNNNNNNNNNNNNNNNNNNNNNNNNNNNNNNNNNNNNNNNNNNNNNNNNNNNNNNNNNNNNNNNNNNNNNNNNNNNNNNNNNNNNNNNNNNNNNNNNNNNNNNNNNNNNNNNNNNNNNNNNNNNNNNNNNNNNNNNNNNNNNNNNNNNNNNNNNNNNNNNNNNNNNNNNNNNNNNNNNNNNNNNNNNNNNNNNNNNNNNNNNNNNNNNNNNNNNNNNNNNNNNNNNNNNNNNNNNNNNNNNNNNNNNNNNNNNNNNNNNNNNNNNNNNNNNNNNNNNNNNNNNNNNNNNNNNNNNNNNNNNNNNNNNNNNNNNNNNNNNNNNNNNNNNNNNNNNNNNNNNNNNNNNNNNNNNNNNNNNNNNNNNNNNNNNNNNNNNNNNNNNNNNNNNNNNNNNNNNNNNNNNNNNNNNNNNNNNNNNNNNNNNNNNNNNNNNNNNNNNNNNNNNNNNNNNNNNNNNNNNNNNNNNNNNNNNNNNNNNNNNNNNNNNNNNNNNNNNNNNNNNNNNNNNNNNNNNNNNNNNNNNNNNNNNNNNNNNNNNNNNNNNNNNNNNNNNNNNNNNNNNNNNNNNNNNNNNNNNNNNNNNNNNNNNNNNNNNNNNNNNNNNNNNNNNNNNNNNNNNNNNNNNNNNNNNNNNNNNNNNNNNNNNNNNNNNNNNNNNNNNNNNNNNNNNNNNNNNNNNNNNNNNNNNNNNNNNNNNNNNNNNNNNNNNNNNNNNNNNNNNNNNNNNNNNNNNNNNNNNNNNNNNNNNNNNNNNNNNNNNNNNNNNNNNNNNNNNNNNNNNNNNNNNNNNNNNNNNNNNNNNNNNNNNNNNNNNNNNNNNNNNNNNNNNNNNNNNNNNNNNNNNNNNNNNNNNNNNNNNNNNNNNNNNNNNNNNNNNNNNNNNNNNNNNNNNNNNNNNNNNNNNNNNNNNNNNNNNNNNNNNNNNNNNNNNNNNNNNNNNNNNNNNNNNNNNNNNNNNNNNNNNNNNNNNNNNNNNNNNNNNNNNNNNNNNNNNNNNNNNNNNNNNNNNNNNNNNNNNNNNNNNNNNNNNNNNNNNNNNNNNNNNNNNNNNNNNNNNNNNNNNNNNNNNNNNNNNNNNNNNNNNNNNNNNNNNNNNNNNNNNNNNNNNNNNNNNNNNNNNNNNNNNNNNNNNNNNNNNNNNNNNNNNNNNNNNNNNNNNNNNNNNNNNNNNNNNNNNNNNNNNNNNNNNNNNNNNNNNNNNNNNNNNNNNNNNNNNNNNNNNNNNNNNNNNNNNNNNNNNNNNNNNNNNNNNNNNNNNNNNNNNNNNNNNNNNNNNNNNNNNNNNNNNNNNNNNNNNNNNNNNNNNNNNNNNNNNNNNNNNNNNNNNNNNNNNNNNNNNNNNNNNNNNNNNNNNNNNNNNNNNNNNNNNNNNNNNNNNNNNNNNNNNNNNNNNNNNNNNNNNNNNNNNNNNNNNNNNNNNNNNNNNNNNNNNNNNNNNNNNNNNNNNNNNNNNNNNNNNNNNNNNNNNNNNNNNNNNNNNNNNNNNNNNNNNNNNNNNNNNNNNNNNNNNNNNNNNNNNNNNNNNNNNNNNNNNNNNNNNNNNNNNNNNNNNNNNNNNNNNNNNNNNNNNNNNNNNNNNNNNNNNNNNNNNNNNNNNNNNNNNNNNNNNNNNNNNNNNNNNNNNNNNNNNNNNNNNNNNNNNNNNNNNNNNNNNNNNNNNNNNNNNNNNNNNNNNNNNNNNNNNNNNNNNNNNNNNNNNNNNNNNNNNNNNNNNNNNNNNNNNNNNNNNNNNNNNNNNNNNNNNNNNNNNNNNNNNNNNNNNNNNNNNNNNNNNNNNNNNNNNNNNNNNNNNNNNNNNNNNNNNNNNNNNNNNNNNNNNNNNNNNNNNNNNNNNNNNNNNNNNNNNNNNNNNNNNNNNNNNNNNNNNNNNNNNNNNNNNNNNNNNNNNNNNNNNNNNNNNNNNNNNNNNNNNNNNNNNNNNNNNNNNNNNNNNNNNNNNNNNNNNNNNNNNNNNNNNNNNNNNNNNNNNTCCCAGCACTGGGGGagtgttttacagatggggaaacggaGCCACAccgaggtgaagtgatttgtccagggtcaaacagctcatccgtgtctggggctagatttgaactcagatcttgctgaCATTGGGTTACCTCGGGGTTCCGTCCGTACTGAACCGTGTCTCATCACACAGTTTCTCACTGGTGTCTTGAGGGACACCATGGCAAGCTCATTCAATTGGCAGAGGACAGACGGAAGGGGATGTGCCAAGGGGGGGAGCACGGAACCAGCCTCCCCAGACCTTCAGCAAACAGAACTAGGGAGCCGGCTCTTGTAAGAGGAAGTGAAGATCGATAAAGGGAATGTATGCCCTTGTATTAAGGGGTGTCTAAAAAATAGGGGTGTCTGTTTACCGCAGGATGCATTCATAGGATGATGCAGCTACAGGAAAGCTTTGTAGTAGGTAATGAAACTTGGTGAATTATAGTGGtggaaattttataaaagttacaccaggaagcaagtcaaAAGGAGAGACTGAATCTTGAGCCCCATCCCCcaacttcctgttccttccctaATTGCCTGGATGAAGAATCTTCTCCCAGGTGGGAAGGTTGGAATATGTTCCCCATCATAGTCCAATCCCACAACCAGTCCTTTAACTAAAGGGTCTTTTGTTCTTTGGGGGCAGGGGATAGGAAGAGATGGGGGGGTGGAATTTAGGGTCTCCCTAATTTCTAAGTCatcttgttgattgaagatttaaAATATAGTCGGTTCTGATGGGCAGATGTCAACAGCACTGCTGACAAGTCTTTTGGGCTAAACCAAATTTCTCTTCAGCTCACAGTCTGTAGAAGGTAGTGGCTAGAGGAGGCGAAGGGGTCTGTCTTCCACCTTCAGCCAAGCAGGAATAAGTCTCAGGCAGCTGAAGCTTCTTCACTGGTTTTCCCCAAGGTTCCGTTGGAACTGTCCCCCCTCCTTAGTTGATTGGCGTTCCAAAcagttctgagctccttttctttttgcagaCGCATCCCAAGTCATTGTTTATTTACAGCTTCCTGGGGCCAAATAAGAGGGGGGCGTCCATTCATTTTTAACAAAATTCTGTAGGTTCAGTTTTGTCCCCCCCATTTCCCAGagccactccctccctctccttggcCAGGGCCGGCCTCCCTGGAGTACGAAAGACCAAAGAATGGGCCTGTTTCTCCGTCTGACCCCTCTAAGGACGAGCCTGGGAGCAGGCTCTGACCCCAGAGGCCTCGACCTCCCTTTGCCACATGAGGATCTCcagctctctcctcttccttctccaggcGCTGCCCATGCAACCACCACCCCGTTTGGCCCCTCGGCCCACCACAGCAGCTTCCTGCCCACCAGCCACCTGACGGGTGAGTGCCGTGGGGAGCCAAGAAGAGCATAGACTAGAGCGTCTGGCCCGGACCCTGGGCATACAAAGCCCAAAGCGAGCTAGCCGGGGGGCCGCTCTGGggacagagagccagatctagagccgggaggtcctgcgttcaaatcccacctcagacacttcctagtcaggTGACCGTGggccacccccattgcctagtcttgaccactcttctgccttggaaccgccACACAGTgctgactctaagatggaagggaagggtttccatttaaaaataaatcgaGCAGGCCCTGCCCTCCGCAGCCTGGAGGCAGACCCAGTGTGTATTAAGCCTCTCCTGTGTGCCCAGTGGCGTGCCAGGTGCCGGAGAGACTGAGGGAGCACAGTAACCCTGGGAGCTCCTCTCTtaggccccccctccccccgcccccggCCTGGCCCTGCCACATTGGGTGATGCTGATGCCCCCTTGCCTCCGCAGACCCCTTCAGCCGCTCCAACACCTTCAGTGGCCTTGGCAACCTGGGGAGCAACGCCTTTGGAGGCCTGGGCAGCCATGCACTGGGTGAGTGTGCTCCTTCGTGTCACAGGGAGGTGTGGGGGGAGGAGACAGACGTGACGGCAGTCTGGGATTGGCTGAGGGGAGGTTGGTGGGCTCCCGTATGACCTCATTTTGTAAAAGAACCGGGGCAGGGCGGTGGCATCGTggaggagagccaggcctagagaggggaggtcctgggttccgaTCTGACCTcggtcacttcccagctgtgtgaccctgggcaagtcccttcccccatggcccagcccttagggctcttctgccctggagccaacgAGTAGCAGTAGTAGTCTAaggtggaaggtcagggtttaaaaaagccCAAGGCAGCAGCACGCTTCCCTTCCGCCCCAGAGAGATTGCTGCGGGGTCTCTGGAGGCCCTTCCACAGGGTCTTCCACAGCGAGCCGGAAGGGCTGCGGCCCGAGAGGCCTCCTGGTGCAGAGGAGAACGATGAGGCCCCGAGAGCAAGAGTTAGATGACTGGCACGGGGCGCCCCGGGGTCAGTGTCAGCCTTTGCCTGGCCCTCCGGAGGGCCTCCCGGGCCGGGTCTCGGGCACTGGGGTCCGGCAGGCTCATCTTACACACCGGGAACGTGTCCCTGCCAGGCGCCTCTGCCTGACCCCGCTTTTTTCCCTCCAGCTCACAACAGCATCTTCGCTCACAAGGAAGCCACGACGCTGCAGAGCTTTAGCAACCCCCACGAGCCCTGGAACCGTCTCCACCGCACCCCGCCCTCCTTCCCGACCCCTCCGCAGTGGCCCAAGCCCGGGGACCCGGAGCGGAGCTCGGCCCTGAGCAACCACGACCGGGACCCCGAGAAGGGCAAAGAGGAGCGAGAGCGGTGAGTGCCGTGACCCCGCCAGAGGCCCCGTCTTATGGGGGGGCGATTCTTACTCAGGCGTTCAGACTCTGGGGCCGCCGGAGCTTCCTCCAGGATCAGGGAAAGGCCGGAGCCTGCTGGGACTGGTCAGGGAGGACTTCAAGGAAGAAGGAGGCTTACGGGGCTCCTCTAGGACAATATTTGGGGAAAAGGACCCCAAAAAGCCTTCCAGGGGGTGCAGGACCAGATAAAAAGGGAGGCACCCAGGAGGGGGAGCTGGGGGGGTCTCTAGGAGAGAAACTTGAATAGGAGGCCGGCAGGTTTTCAGAGTTCACAGATGTGGGGAGCAGCAGGCCCTCATGAAGTGCTTGCGGTGCACTCTGGGAAACCGAGGCCCGGATGCCAGGGCCCTGCCCCCGGGCGCTTAGGTCCTATGGAGGGGCCCGACAAGAGGCAGGGCAGCTAGGAAAGGTGCCTGTGACAGGTGCAGGAGGCGGGCAGGGgagcagggaggggaggaggctCATTCCATGAGAAGACCTCGGCAGAGGGGCCGACTAGATTTGGGATGGGGAGATTCTGGACCGGCCCGGGGACATCCGGGGAAAGCAGGACAGCAGCCAGAGCTGGgcgctgggggtgggggtgggggagacccCTGGCGTGAATGAGGTCCCCGGGGTTCCTCCGGAGTCCAAGGGGCAGGGTGGAGAGAGCCTCAGGAATGGGGAGGCCAgcaggtccttccagctctgaccttgTAAATAAAGGCTGCCTAGGAAAGGCCTGGGTGGTCGCCTGCAGTTCGATGGGAAGCGGGGAGCTCTGGGCCTGTTCCCCCTCTCCGAGCCCTGGCTTCTGGGGAGCCCTTCCCTTCCTGAGGGCATGGCTGTAAGACCCCCATCAGGAAAGAGAACAGACACACCCGCAGTGCCCACCACCTACCAGGCCCTGCTACAGGCTTTGCCGGGGCCTCCCTAGAAGGGAGGCCCGAGGGGGAGGGCGCCCCCATCCCATTTGGGGAAACCCAGGCCGAGGTCAGTGACTGGACAGATGCCAGCGAGCTGGGGTCTTCCGTGGCCAAAGCTGGGGATGAGGCGGATTTTCCGGGCTGGCTTCCCTTCTCCCACTGCCAGGCCTCcgtcttggggggaggggagcggtGCGGCTGCTGCCGGCCCCTAGCACGGTCCTTGTTTCCCCCCCCAGGGATATCCTGGACAAAAGCCGCCATTCTAACCGGTCCTCCCCAGCCTCCGCCCCGGTGACCCATCAGATCAGCAACCTCATCCGTAGCAACAGCCAGACCTCCATGGAGCCCTCCCGGCCTGCGGCGGGCCTGGGCGAGAGGGAGCCGCCCGACCGGCTCCGGGATGCCCCGCTGcccgagcacaaggtcaaggagagcCGCTCTCCCGTAAAGGAGGCCGCGAGCCTGGAGAAGCGGCCCCCGGAGGACGCCGGGAAGCCCGTCATCCAGTCCGTGTCCCCCTACAGCAAGTCGGGCCTCAGCGAGAGCCTCAAGCTCAGCGGTCTGGTGGCCGCCAAAGAGCTGGAGCGGAACGCCGAGCCGCTCAAGAACGACGTGAAGGTGAAGGAGGAGCGCAAGGAGGACAGCGACGTGCTGGTGGTGGGGTCCGAGCCCTCCCGGGAGCCTCCGGCCGCTCCTGCCCTGCACGGGCTGCCCCTCCCCCACTCGATGGCGGCCGCCTCCGTGCCGCTGGCCATGGGCGGGGTGCACCCCCTCGGCGGCGTGAACGTGCTGGACCGCTCCCGGGTCATGACCCCCCTCATGGGCATGAGCCCCCTGACGGGGAGGGAGAGGCTCCCGCACCCCGGCTTCTCGTGGGAGCCGCTCCGCGACCCACTGCGGGACCCCTACCGCAGCCTGGATCTGCACCGCCGCATGGACCTCCAGCTGCGCTCAGACCCCCTGGCGCACCGCCTCCCCGTGGCGGGCTCGGGCTTCTACGACCACGAGCGCCCCTACCGGGACCGGGAGCCCCACGACTACACCCCCGAGAGCCTGCTGGAGGCCCGGCGGGAGCAGCAGGAGCGCGAGCGCCTCCAGCTGAGggaggagctggagagggcccGGGCGCACCACCTGCACCCGCCGCCCATCGACAGCCACCTGGCCCACGTGCCGCCCTTCATGCCTCACCTGAGCGGGGTGCACTACCCCAGACTGAGCCCCTCCGCCGCCACCGCCCTGCACAACGGGATCCTGGCCAGGACCCCGCCCACCGCGGCGCTGAGCGCCCCGCCCCCCCTGGTGCCGGCAGGGGGCGCCCGGCCCGCCTCCCCCCGCAGGACTACGCCCCTCACAAACTCGGAGGCCAGGGACTACTCCCCGTCCCGGAACCCCAAAGAAGTGGAGGCCCGGTAGTCCCCTCCGCCCCGCTCTGTACAGAACCAGAATCTTTTACAAAATGCACTGCTGTAAacttttttaatgtaaatttgtAGACCTGAAGCACAGTTCCATAAATCCTAGGGTCACCCCCAGCTCGCGTGGGGGGCCGGGGCAGACCCTGCGGCGCCCCAGAGGGGCCGCAGCGCTGCTCTGGCCCTGTGGCTCCCCGAGACGCGGCGTCAATGCCTTTGTCGTTTTGTGTTCATTCTGTGCTCTTGCCTCGCTCGCTCGCCGGGGACAGAGGCTGGCTTCGGGGTTCTTAGCTGGATCGGCCCTTCGCCGTCGCTCTTACTTACTGAGATGATTCCCAGGGTTTGTTTCTTAAAGTCTTATTTATGGAGAAAACTGTTATTTCCTAACAGCGCACTGTGAGGCTCCCAGAGACCGCCGCCGGTCCTTCCCTCCCCTTGGTACTTTGGAACCCAAGTTAcagatatatattaaaataattattaataataataatgtacaaaactgtttgttttttgccttattatattATGCAGAAATTTAAGAGGGA
This sequence is a window from Monodelphis domestica isolate mMonDom1 chromosome 3, mMonDom1.pri, whole genome shotgun sequence. Protein-coding genes within it:
- the LOC100027863 gene encoding autism susceptibility gene 2 protein-like, encoding MGLFLRLTPLRTSLGAGSDPRGLDLPLPHEDLQLSPLPSPGAAHATTTPFGPSAHHSSFLPTSHLTDPFSRSNTFSGLGNLGSNAFGGLGSHALAHNSIFAHKEATTLQSFSNPHEPWNRLHRTPPSFPTPPQWPKPGDPERSSALSNHDRDPEKGKEERERDILDKSRHSNRSSPASAPVTHQISNLIRSNSQTSMEPSRPAAGLGEREPPDRLRDAPLPEHKVKESRSPVKEAASLEKRPPEDAGKPVIQSVSPYSKSGLSESLKLSGLVAAKELERNAEPLKNDVKVKEERKEDSDVLVVGSEPSREPPAAPALHGLPLPHSMAAASVPLAMGGVHPLGGVNVLDRSRVMTPLMGMSPLTGRERLPHPGFSWEPLRDPLRDPYRSLDLHRRMDLQLRSDPLAHRLPVAGSGFYDHERPYRDREPHDYTPESLLEARREQQERERLQLREELERARAHHLHPPPIDSHLAHVPPFMPHLSGVHYPRLSPSAATALHNGILARTPPTAALSAPPPLVPAGGARPASPRRTTPLTNSEARDYSPSRNPKEVEAR